A genomic window from Thermococcus nautili includes:
- a CDS encoding type II secretion system F family protein yields MGLIEFLERLGGKTIEITEKPLRRVPQGRSIQERLRALKELQKEIEQEKMQSEQERLVEELIEWRKEEISKPFSERLAETILKYFRGPVESLTNSIKGLDQDLYRASIFMPKEKYVAYMLGVAMISGFFGFVFAYLLYMPIDTSILIGLLGFLGGFFYMRQYPKMVWKKRVTEVERTMPYALRHMASLLSAGVGIAEAILSVAKADYGVLSEEFELILRDMRTGSSFEDALTKFEEKMASENISRVVKQILRAVKFGGNLAEILYKLAEDFSFEYRMKLVEYVQKVNGIAFIYMFMTIVMPTMFVVGVLAGSVMAQQLIFDIQTLAIILILAFPAMSLIIINMIKKAEPR; encoded by the coding sequence ATGGGGCTCATAGAATTCCTTGAGAGGTTGGGTGGCAAGACGATAGAAATTACCGAGAAGCCCCTCCGTCGCGTTCCCCAGGGCAGGTCAATCCAGGAAAGACTTCGTGCCCTCAAGGAGCTCCAGAAGGAGATAGAGCAGGAAAAGATGCAGAGCGAACAGGAACGTCTGGTTGAAGAACTCATAGAGTGGCGTAAGGAGGAGATAAGCAAGCCCTTCTCCGAGAGACTCGCCGAGACGATACTCAAGTACTTCAGGGGCCCCGTTGAGTCCCTCACGAACTCCATCAAGGGCCTCGACCAGGACCTGTACAGAGCGAGCATCTTCATGCCCAAGGAGAAGTACGTAGCCTACATGCTCGGTGTTGCCATGATATCCGGGTTCTTTGGCTTCGTGTTCGCGTACCTCCTCTACATGCCCATAGACACTTCAATACTCATAGGGCTCCTCGGATTCCTAGGCGGGTTCTTTTACATGAGGCAGTACCCCAAGATGGTGTGGAAGAAGCGCGTAACCGAAGTTGAGAGGACGATGCCCTACGCTCTGAGGCACATGGCGTCCCTCCTCAGCGCCGGTGTTGGTATAGCGGAGGCGATACTGTCGGTTGCGAAGGCGGATTACGGGGTTCTCTCTGAGGAGTTTGAGCTAATCCTAAGGGACATGAGGACAGGTTCCTCCTTCGAAGATGCCCTCACCAAGTTCGAGGAGAAAATGGCCTCGGAGAACATAAGCAGGGTCGTCAAGCAGATTTTGAGGGCCGTCAAGTTCGGTGGAAACCTTGCGGAGATACTCTACAAGCTCGCCGAGGACTTCTCGTTCGAGTACAGGATGAAGCTCGTTGAGTACGTTCAGAAGGTCAACGGTATAGCGTTCATCTACATGTTCATGACCATCGTCATGCCGACGATGTTCGTCGTGGGTGTCCTTGCGGGTTCAGTTATGGCCCAGCAACTGATATTTGACATTCAGACCCTCGCGATTATCCTAATCCTAGCCTTCCCGGCGATGTCCCTGATTATCATCAACATGATTAAGAAGGCTGAACCGAGGTGA
- a CDS encoding ATPase, T2SS/T4P/T4SS family: protein MFGEKKKKGEGFSWIDEILSGSEDPLEKVLKKKEEEPPLPFSSSGGSLEDILGGVSKDKPKEGPKETGADLLSSILGGKEEAPAQKREQSTPETGADLLSSLLGGSSTPQPKPKPKPVESKVSRSPPLPAPKGSETGADFLSEILSKPEPTPASPARSVPQPARKPSANIQDILGASAPEEPSFAGRGEVLDAYGNVRIIKVKGEPVPIYEVRFPKLSREEQQLFKRIKERAITEIQIDPTAIPNPEERRKVFLNAVKKMIKEEAPHYSEGRIEVLADMIVQQMIGYGKLDPLVRDDNLEEIMVIGTGRPVYVWHRRFNMCKTNITFPEEKEILNIIERIAREVGRRIDQQSPLLDARLPDGSRVNATIPPISLDGPTITIRKFKKDPLTIIDLIKYGTINSEIAALFWVFVDGLGVKPANVLVAGGTGSGKTTMLNSLGMFIPPSERVISIEDTAELQLPVEHWIRLETRPPNLEGKGEVTMDDLVKNTLRMRPDRIIVGEVRGPEARTMFTAMNTGHNGALYDFSVIQLSDGRFVLIGDLLEELFQKYSDRIETYKDLEYVVLDEEDRFEVVSVGPDLKAGKHVVSRVWRRKVREGEKLIRVRTRTGNEVILTKTHPFFVFSDGDVVRKEAEKLKPGDRVAVMRKPPRPPQRRAIINPEVYAGISDYYLVPNGNGLVKVPNDGIPPEMAQYLLSINSKPVKLVREVNESLSYAVGVLLGDGYISSDGYYISATFDDESYMKAFTSAISEFLPESEPQVKREPAYTVVTYGSRPFAEFLHRAFGIPKGRKESLDVPDLVLSNDDLLRHFIAGLFDADAYIDENGPAVVLTTRSENLARKVWYALQRLGIISTVSRVRNRGYKEGVIFRVTVRGVEDLTRFHRSIPLRHSRKRGKLEELIRKYRSHRGKRTDRVPISPAMLEPLRRRLNLTVSELSKLASSYAGEKVSESLIRHVEKGRMKEIRRSALRGIALALQQVASDLGDEETWVQAKRLELIADGDVYWDEVVSVEEVEPKELGIEYLYDLTVEEDHNYVANGILVSNCMGTIHANSARETIVRLESPPMNVPRIMIPALDIIIMQVRFHSRKKGTIRRVTEIAEVSGIEGESIQLNKLYKYDPAKDELVPTGVPSRTLNTLAHHTGMSMKEIELEIEKRKIILEWMIENGIRSIDKVGYYIRQFYIDEEGLMKKIASESSIETSKQIQRMM, encoded by the coding sequence GTGTTCGGTGAGAAAAAGAAAAAGGGGGAGGGGTTCTCCTGGATAGACGAGATACTCTCCGGCAGCGAGGACCCCCTTGAGAAGGTTCTCAAGAAGAAAGAGGAAGAGCCACCCCTCCCGTTTTCATCTTCCGGTGGAAGCCTTGAGGACATACTCGGGGGTGTTTCAAAGGATAAGCCGAAAGAGGGGCCAAAGGAGACCGGTGCTGACCTTTTAAGCTCCATACTCGGGGGAAAGGAAGAGGCTCCAGCACAGAAGCGGGAGCAGTCAACACCCGAAACTGGTGCCGACCTGCTGAGTTCTCTCTTGGGAGGCTCCTCGACTCCCCAGCCGAAACCGAAGCCCAAGCCAGTTGAATCAAAAGTCTCACGTTCACCCCCACTCCCCGCGCCGAAGGGTAGCGAGACCGGTGCCGATTTCCTGAGCGAGATTCTTTCAAAACCTGAACCTACTCCAGCTTCCCCGGCTAGGAGCGTTCCCCAGCCTGCTAGGAAGCCCTCCGCTAATATACAGGACATCCTTGGAGCATCCGCCCCAGAAGAGCCCTCCTTTGCCGGCAGGGGTGAAGTCTTGGATGCATACGGCAACGTCCGTATAATCAAGGTCAAGGGTGAGCCTGTTCCAATCTACGAGGTCCGCTTCCCCAAGCTCAGCAGGGAGGAGCAGCAGCTCTTCAAGCGCATTAAGGAGAGGGCCATCACCGAGATTCAGATAGACCCAACGGCGATACCCAACCCAGAGGAGCGCAGGAAAGTCTTCCTCAACGCGGTAAAGAAGATGATTAAGGAGGAGGCCCCTCACTACTCCGAAGGAAGAATTGAAGTCTTGGCCGACATGATAGTCCAGCAGATGATAGGCTACGGCAAGCTCGACCCGCTCGTCAGGGACGACAACCTTGAGGAAATTATGGTCATAGGAACGGGAAGGCCAGTCTACGTCTGGCACAGGCGCTTCAACATGTGTAAAACCAACATAACGTTTCCCGAGGAGAAGGAGATACTCAACATCATCGAGAGGATAGCGAGGGAAGTCGGCAGAAGGATTGACCAGCAGAGCCCGCTCCTCGACGCCCGTCTTCCGGACGGAAGCCGTGTTAACGCGACGATTCCGCCGATAAGCCTCGACGGTCCGACGATAACCATACGTAAGTTCAAGAAGGACCCGCTCACCATAATCGACCTCATCAAGTACGGAACCATAAACTCAGAGATAGCGGCTTTGTTCTGGGTTTTCGTTGACGGTCTCGGCGTTAAACCGGCCAACGTTCTCGTCGCTGGGGGAACCGGTTCCGGAAAGACGACGATGCTGAACTCCCTTGGAATGTTCATCCCACCGAGCGAGCGCGTTATAAGCATAGAGGATACCGCCGAGCTCCAGCTCCCGGTGGAGCACTGGATAAGGCTTGAGACGAGGCCGCCGAACCTCGAGGGCAAGGGAGAAGTCACCATGGACGACCTCGTCAAGAATACCCTCCGTATGCGTCCCGACAGAATCATCGTCGGTGAGGTTCGTGGTCCCGAGGCAAGGACGATGTTCACAGCCATGAACACGGGCCACAATGGAGCCCTCTACGACTTCTCGGTTATCCAGCTCTCGGACGGCCGCTTCGTCCTCATAGGCGACCTGCTCGAGGAGCTCTTCCAGAAATACTCCGACAGGATTGAAACCTATAAGGATTTGGAGTACGTGGTTCTCGACGAGGAAGACAGGTTTGAGGTTGTGAGCGTTGGCCCAGACCTCAAGGCAGGAAAGCACGTCGTTTCGAGGGTCTGGAGGAGGAAGGTTAGAGAAGGGGAGAAACTCATCCGCGTGAGAACGCGGACGGGCAACGAGGTGATACTCACAAAGACCCATCCGTTCTTCGTGTTCTCCGACGGCGACGTGGTGAGAAAGGAAGCGGAGAAGCTCAAGCCCGGTGACAGAGTGGCAGTGATGAGGAAGCCCCCAAGGCCGCCGCAGAGGAGAGCAATCATCAACCCCGAGGTTTACGCGGGGATAAGCGACTACTACCTAGTCCCCAACGGAAACGGCCTCGTAAAGGTTCCGAACGATGGCATTCCTCCCGAGATGGCGCAGTATCTACTCTCAATCAACTCGAAGCCCGTGAAGCTCGTCCGCGAGGTGAACGAGAGCCTTTCCTACGCCGTTGGAGTCCTCCTTGGAGACGGTTACATATCCTCGGACGGCTACTACATTTCGGCCACCTTCGACGATGAATCCTACATGAAAGCCTTCACCTCTGCCATCTCGGAGTTCCTTCCCGAGAGCGAGCCGCAGGTAAAGCGTGAACCCGCTTACACGGTGGTAACCTACGGCTCAAGGCCCTTCGCCGAGTTCCTCCACAGGGCCTTTGGAATACCCAAAGGGCGCAAGGAGAGCCTCGACGTTCCGGATTTGGTTCTCTCGAACGACGACCTGCTGAGGCACTTCATAGCGGGTCTCTTCGATGCCGATGCATACATAGACGAGAACGGCCCGGCGGTTGTCCTGACAACAAGGAGCGAGAACCTCGCGAGAAAGGTCTGGTACGCCCTCCAGAGGCTTGGAATAATAAGCACCGTCTCCCGCGTGAGGAACAGGGGCTACAAGGAGGGCGTAATATTCAGGGTCACGGTCAGGGGAGTTGAAGACCTGACTAGATTCCACCGCTCAATACCGCTCAGGCACTCAAGGAAGAGGGGGAAGCTTGAGGAGCTCATCAGAAAGTACCGCTCCCACCGCGGAAAGAGAACCGACCGCGTTCCGATTTCGCCGGCGATGCTCGAACCCCTCAGGAGAAGGCTTAACCTCACGGTTTCGGAGCTTTCGAAGCTCGCCTCAAGCTATGCCGGCGAGAAGGTCTCGGAGAGCCTCATAAGGCACGTTGAGAAGGGAAGGATGAAGGAAATCAGGCGCTCCGCGCTCAGGGGCATAGCACTCGCCCTCCAGCAGGTTGCGAGCGACCTGGGGGATGAAGAGACCTGGGTTCAGGCGAAGAGGCTTGAGCTCATCGCCGACGGCGACGTCTACTGGGACGAGGTTGTGAGCGTTGAAGAAGTCGAGCCCAAGGAGCTGGGCATAGAGTACCTCTACGACCTGACTGTTGAAGAGGACCACAACTACGTCGCCAACGGAATCCTTGTGTCGAACTGTATGGGAACAATCCACGCAAACAGCGCCCGTGAGACGATAGTCAGGCTGGAGAGTCCGCCGATGAACGTCCCGAGGATTATGATTCCTGCCCTTGATATAATCATCATGCAGGTCCGCTTCCACAGCAGGAAGAAGGGAACCATAAGGCGCGTTACGGAGATAGCGGAGGTTTCGGGAATAGAGGGTGAGAGCATACAGCTCAACAAGCTCTACAAATACGACCCGGCCAAGGATGAACTCGTTCCTACAGGAGTTCCGAGCAGAACCCTTAACACCCTTGCCCACCATACAGGAATGAGCATGAAGGAGATAGAGCTTGAGATTGAGAAGCGCAAGATAATCCTTGAATGGATGATTGAGAACGGCATCAGAAGCATAGACAAAGTCGGCTACTACATCAGGCAGTTCTACATTGATGAGGAAGGTCTGATGAAGAAGATAGCCTCTGAGAGTAGCATTGAAACCAGCAAGCAGATTCAACGGATGATGTGA
- a CDS encoding DUF515 domain-containing protein — MVVLKVAEDIEAKIRRLRELGKVTAEPETPPVKPPTASAKKPPRRPRSISSIRERERRKRILIGASILIIIILIISIGVYSYMQSRSANELKDLRTKKVNEVNYYFSHYNFSNKDCAQKAVQVRNLVLQKIQSANSVDELKEINVKAYFDKAVQVYQECVKEQERIAYEKQLNQTKQAKIQAIEVAFQPLLSMPLPDSLRTKVVSAMKTLESQVMSAKTIEEVNSINPDSYLLSLWRDYYFWKIDNIPGNDVILEKEGTKQLLSKAEAKSLLSAVTSYTELLQYKVYKVQYVEIALVLPRDRITGGFIQPGDAVMFFAKNGTKGSYREIVNQGYVELVLLPTNAGQISVSESQSQSSSTSSSTSTTYNENHASTYNPGDFQYSNGTTVSDTYSNSQSASQSSSASYSYNVNLAEILKAIAAGKIQASDQAKEALQSYGWKVIDLEQSSDMLVLPPNTEFLVIVKVPSIFVPDILQNQQYLYVAKVST, encoded by the coding sequence ATGGTGGTGCTCAAAGTGGCAGAGGATATTGAAGCGAAAATACGTCGTCTGAGGGAGCTCGGGAAGGTAACGGCCGAGCCCGAGACTCCCCCGGTTAAACCACCGACGGCTTCGGCGAAGAAGCCACCGCGCAGACCGCGCTCCATCAGTAGCATTCGTGAGAGGGAGAGGCGCAAGAGGATTCTGATTGGTGCGTCAATTTTAATCATAATCATTCTAATTATCTCAATCGGCGTTTATTCCTACATGCAGAGCCGGAGCGCAAACGAGCTGAAGGACCTTCGTACCAAGAAGGTCAACGAGGTCAACTACTACTTCTCACACTACAACTTCTCCAACAAGGACTGTGCCCAGAAAGCCGTTCAGGTCAGAAACCTCGTTCTCCAGAAGATTCAGAGCGCCAACAGCGTCGATGAGCTGAAGGAGATAAACGTTAAGGCCTATTTTGACAAGGCGGTTCAGGTTTATCAGGAGTGCGTCAAAGAGCAGGAAAGGATAGCCTATGAGAAACAGCTTAACCAGACCAAGCAGGCTAAGATTCAGGCCATTGAGGTTGCGTTCCAGCCGCTCCTCTCGATGCCCCTCCCCGACAGTCTCAGGACCAAGGTCGTCTCCGCCATGAAGACCCTTGAGAGCCAGGTCATGAGCGCCAAGACCATTGAGGAGGTTAACTCCATAAACCCCGATTCATACCTTCTCTCGCTCTGGAGGGACTACTACTTCTGGAAGATTGACAACATTCCGGGCAACGATGTTATCCTTGAGAAGGAGGGCACCAAACAGCTCCTATCCAAGGCGGAAGCTAAATCCCTCCTGAGTGCTGTCACGAGCTACACCGAGTTGCTCCAGTACAAGGTTTACAAGGTTCAGTACGTTGAGATTGCCCTCGTTCTGCCCAGGGACAGGATTACCGGTGGCTTCATCCAGCCGGGCGACGCCGTGATGTTCTTCGCTAAGAACGGCACCAAGGGTTCTTACCGCGAGATAGTTAACCAGGGCTACGTTGAACTCGTCCTCCTTCCGACAAACGCCGGTCAGATTTCGGTCAGCGAATCCCAGAGCCAGAGCAGTTCAACCAGCTCCTCCACCTCGACCACCTACAACGAGAACCACGCGTCAACCTACAATCCGGGCGACTTCCAGTACTCCAACGGCACCACCGTCTCGGACACCTACTCCAACTCCCAGAGCGCCAGCCAGAGCTCCTCTGCCAGCTACTCCTACAACGTTAACCTCGCCGAGATACTAAAGGCCATAGCTGCCGGAAAGATACAGGCCAGTGACCAGGCGAAGGAGGCCCTTCAGAGCTACGGATGGAAGGTCATAGACCTCGAACAGTCCTCGGACATGCTGGTGCTCCCGCCCAACACCGAGTTCCTCGTAATCGTTAAGGTTCCGTCAATCTTCGTCCCGGACATACTCCAGAACCAGCAGTACCTCTACGTGGCAAAGGTTTCAACGTGA
- a CDS encoding TIGR04076 family protein, translating into MERLEIVVKEVRGKCPVFKEGDRIVVEGPTIKLDETDAICTHAFASLLPYIVALRKGIKPSELGLGRGEKAYVQCLDPGPPYTDGGTVIFEITVVKDEAEESLEGR; encoded by the coding sequence GTGGAACGGTTGGAAATAGTTGTCAAAGAAGTGAGAGGAAAGTGCCCTGTCTTCAAAGAAGGTGACAGAATCGTTGTAGAAGGCCCAACGATAAAACTGGACGAGACCGATGCAATTTGCACCCACGCCTTCGCGTCGCTATTGCCCTACATAGTGGCCCTGCGAAAGGGTATTAAACCGAGCGAGCTAGGCCTCGGAAGGGGAGAGAAAGCCTACGTTCAGTGCCTCGACCCGGGACCGCCGTACACCGACGGAGGAACTGTAATCTTCGAGATAACGGTGGTTAAAGATGAAGCAGAGGAAAGCCTGGAAGGTCGTTAG
- a CDS encoding GTPase, protein MKQRKAWKVVREVIDEADVIVEVVDARDPIGTRNRKLERLVQEEGKPLLIVMNKADLVPKEWAEEYKRKSEIPVVFISARERKGTGILRRELKKLAKPLLDEKEKVKVALIGYPNVGKSTIINTLKGKRAVGTAPIPGYTKGKQLIRLSKKLWLLDSPGVVPIDDFDELVIKGGFPADKIEEPVRPALKLISRILETRREAITEKFGIEEFESEEEILRRIGEKRGLIKAGGEVDLEETARWLLREWQTGRFTLFASEEEKSQDFIWNFKDVLEGVERELLLDPRRILWRYEDELREKLDNQKRAGVREIEGITVGIATGFKKCDSALKFLEELTGKSAIASECFGKKWKGVIAILE, encoded by the coding sequence ATGAAGCAGAGGAAAGCCTGGAAGGTCGTTAGGGAAGTTATAGACGAGGCCGACGTGATAGTCGAGGTAGTCGATGCGAGAGACCCGATAGGAACGCGCAACAGGAAGCTTGAGAGGCTCGTACAGGAGGAGGGCAAACCGCTACTCATAGTGATGAACAAGGCCGATTTGGTGCCGAAGGAGTGGGCCGAGGAGTACAAGCGGAAGAGCGAGATACCGGTAGTCTTCATATCCGCGAGGGAGAGGAAGGGAACCGGAATCCTGAGGAGGGAGCTCAAAAAGCTCGCAAAGCCCCTCCTGGACGAGAAGGAGAAAGTTAAGGTGGCCCTCATAGGCTATCCCAACGTCGGCAAGAGCACGATAATCAACACCCTGAAAGGAAAAAGGGCCGTCGGAACAGCCCCGATACCTGGCTACACCAAGGGGAAGCAGCTGATAAGGCTCAGCAAGAAGCTCTGGCTTCTCGATAGCCCCGGAGTCGTTCCGATAGACGACTTCGACGAGCTGGTCATTAAAGGGGGGTTCCCAGCGGATAAGATTGAGGAACCCGTCAGGCCGGCCTTAAAGCTAATCTCCAGAATCCTCGAGACGAGGAGGGAAGCCATAACCGAGAAGTTCGGCATCGAGGAGTTCGAGAGCGAGGAGGAAATCCTCAGGCGGATAGGGGAAAAGAGGGGCCTCATAAAGGCCGGCGGAGAGGTTGACTTGGAAGAAACTGCGAGATGGCTCCTCCGCGAGTGGCAGACAGGTCGCTTCACGCTGTTCGCGAGCGAGGAGGAGAAGAGCCAAGACTTCATCTGGAACTTCAAAGATGTCCTCGAGGGCGTTGAGAGGGAACTCCTCCTCGACCCGAGGAGAATCCTCTGGCGCTATGAGGATGAGCTGAGAGAGAAGCTCGACAACCAGAAGAGAGCAGGAGTAAGGGAGATAGAGGGAATAACCGTCGGCATAGCGACGGGCTTCAAGAAGTGCGACTCTGCTTTGAAGTTCCTCGAAGAGCTCACCGGGAAGAGCGCCATCGCGAGCGAGTGCTTCGGGAAGAAGTGGAAGGGAGTTATAGCAATACTGGAGTGA
- the trm14 gene encoding tRNA (guanine(6)-N2)-methyltransferase, with protein sequence MRLILTTSRGIEDFARAEVERLLSDLGVPFRVEEKPLGVEGRVLVEVDKAFYTDEKGRKRELSVSTYLNERSRLLHRVIVEIASERFEEITGEEPERALKRIEEFVASLPVERYVKVSESFAVRSFRKGEHKITSVDIAKTVGKAIFERLERFGSPKVNLDHPAVIFRAELIGEVFLLGIDTTGDSSLHKRPWRVYDHPAHLKASIANALIELAEPDGGPFIDPFCGSGTIPIELALRGYEGRIIGLEKFRKHLNGAKMNALSAGVLEGIEFLLGDATRLSEHVESVDFAVSNLPYGLKIGRKSAIPKLYMDFFGELAKVLEKRGVFITTEKKAIERAIEENGFEIKHHRLIGHGGLMVHTYVID encoded by the coding sequence ATGAGACTAATCCTGACGACATCGCGGGGAATAGAGGACTTCGCGAGGGCCGAGGTTGAGAGGCTCCTCTCCGACCTTGGAGTTCCGTTTCGGGTGGAGGAAAAGCCCCTCGGCGTCGAGGGAAGGGTCTTGGTAGAGGTCGATAAAGCGTTTTACACCGACGAGAAGGGGCGGAAGAGGGAGCTGAGCGTTTCGACTTACCTGAACGAGCGTTCGAGGCTTCTCCACAGGGTTATAGTAGAGATAGCGAGCGAGCGCTTCGAGGAGATAACCGGGGAGGAGCCGGAGAGGGCTTTGAAGAGGATTGAAGAGTTCGTGGCTTCGCTTCCGGTGGAAAGGTATGTTAAGGTCAGCGAGAGCTTCGCGGTAAGGAGTTTCCGCAAAGGCGAGCACAAGATTACGAGCGTTGATATCGCGAAAACCGTTGGAAAAGCAATATTCGAGCGTTTAGAGCGCTTTGGAAGTCCAAAGGTTAACCTCGACCACCCGGCGGTAATCTTCAGGGCCGAGCTGATTGGTGAGGTCTTCCTCCTCGGGATTGACACTACCGGCGATTCCTCGCTCCACAAGAGGCCGTGGAGGGTTTACGACCATCCAGCTCACCTGAAGGCCAGCATAGCGAACGCGCTGATTGAGCTGGCAGAACCGGACGGCGGTCCCTTCATAGACCCCTTCTGCGGCAGCGGGACGATTCCGATAGAGCTGGCCCTAAGGGGTTACGAGGGACGGATAATCGGCCTTGAGAAGTTCAGGAAGCACCTGAACGGCGCCAAGATGAACGCCCTCTCTGCGGGGGTTTTGGAGGGGATAGAGTTCCTCCTCGGCGATGCGACGAGGCTGAGCGAGCACGTTGAGAGCGTGGACTTCGCGGTCAGCAATCTGCCCTACGGCCTCAAAATCGGCCGCAAAAGCGCCATTCCAAAGCTTTACATGGACTTCTTTGGCGAGCTTGCGAAGGTCCTTGAAAAGCGCGGGGTCTTCATAACGACTGAAAAGAAGGCGATAGAGAGGGCAATAGAGGAGAACGGCTTCGAAATCAAGCACCACCGCCTCATAGGCCACGGCGGGCTGATGGTGCACACCTACGTGATTGACTGA